A region of Planctomicrobium piriforme DNA encodes the following proteins:
- the guaB gene encoding IMP dehydrogenase yields the protein MQDRILELGLTFDDVLLVPAYSEYLPGEVDVASKLTRNIPVNVPIVSSPMDTVTESDMAIGMAQEGGVGIIHKNMSIEQQALEVDRVKRSEHGVIVDPLTLPPTATVREAIEVMDTRNIGGVPIVGEDGKLKGILTRRDLRFLDSNDTLVQDVMTKDKLVTAKEDTDLKVAERILRENKVEKLLLVDDRFQLRGLITIKDIDKNLRFPRANKDSRGRLRVGAAVGVHDYERAERLIAAGVDFLTVDSAHGHSRNVIETVQKIKKRASIDIIAGNIATAEGAKALLDAGADAIKVGIGPGSICTTRIISGVGVPQLTAVANAAKALAGTDVPLIADGGIRYSGDMTKALAAGAHTVMLGGLLAGLDESPGDTILYQGRRFKRYRGMGSLGAMVKGSSERYRQSQIEEDPRGTPKLVPEGVEGRVPYKGHLNTLLYQLVGGLRAGMGYLGVRNIEELRTRAKFLRVSAATVRENHPHDIAITQEAPNYTTEYGPVDGY from the coding sequence GTGCAAGACCGCATTCTGGAACTGGGACTGACTTTCGACGACGTGCTGCTGGTACCGGCGTACAGCGAGTACCTGCCTGGCGAGGTGGACGTGGCCTCGAAGTTGACGCGGAACATTCCCGTCAATGTCCCCATTGTCTCCAGCCCGATGGATACCGTCACCGAGAGCGACATGGCGATCGGCATGGCGCAGGAAGGGGGCGTCGGCATCATTCACAAGAACATGTCGATCGAGCAGCAGGCGCTCGAGGTCGATCGCGTGAAGCGAAGCGAGCACGGGGTGATCGTCGATCCCCTGACGCTGCCGCCAACCGCCACCGTGCGGGAAGCGATCGAGGTCATGGATACGCGGAACATCGGCGGCGTGCCGATTGTGGGCGAAGATGGAAAGCTCAAGGGGATTCTCACCCGTCGCGATCTGCGGTTCCTCGATTCCAACGACACGCTGGTCCAGGACGTGATGACGAAAGACAAGCTTGTCACCGCCAAGGAAGACACCGATCTGAAGGTTGCCGAGCGGATTCTCCGTGAGAACAAGGTCGAGAAGCTGCTGCTCGTGGACGACCGTTTTCAGTTGCGGGGACTGATCACGATTAAAGACATCGACAAGAACCTCCGGTTCCCACGGGCCAACAAGGACTCGCGCGGTCGACTGCGAGTGGGGGCCGCCGTCGGCGTCCACGACTACGAACGGGCAGAACGCCTGATCGCCGCCGGCGTCGACTTTCTCACCGTCGACAGCGCTCACGGGCACTCCCGCAACGTCATCGAGACAGTGCAGAAGATCAAGAAACGGGCGTCGATCGACATCATCGCCGGAAATATTGCCACTGCCGAGGGGGCGAAAGCCCTGCTCGATGCGGGGGCGGATGCCATTAAAGTCGGGATTGGCCCCGGCTCGATCTGCACCACGCGAATTATTTCCGGAGTCGGCGTGCCGCAGCTCACGGCGGTTGCGAATGCGGCCAAAGCACTTGCCGGAACCGACGTTCCGCTGATCGCCGACGGAGGCATTCGCTACAGCGGCGACATGACAAAAGCTCTTGCCGCCGGGGCACATACGGTGATGCTGGGCGGCCTGCTGGCGGGGCTCGACGAGAGCCCTGGCGACACCATTCTGTACCAGGGCCGGCGGTTCAAACGGTACCGCGGAATGGGGTCACTGGGGGCGATGGTCAAAGGAAGTAGCGAGCGCTATCGGCAAAGCCAGATTGAAGAAGACCCGCGCGGAACGCCGAAACTTGTTCCAGAAGGTGTTGAGGGGCGCGTTCCGTACAAGGGACATCTGAACACCCTTCTCTACCAACTCGTGGGGGGGTTGCGAGCCGGGATGGGCTACCTGGGCGTACGCAATATCGAAGAACTGCGGACGCGCGCCAAATTCCTGCGAGTGTCGGCGGCAACGGTGAGGGAGAACCATCCGCATGACATTGCCATCACGCAAGAAGCACCGAATTACACAACCGAATACGGTCCTGTCGACGGGTACTAA
- a CDS encoding DUF6807 domain-containing protein, producing the protein MRRFAAGCLAWLVVCSVAFAEDQKVTLDKQRESVKVMLGDDVFTVFRFGPGRRKPFFQPVTGPGGFELLKEAVSTQQPDSPARKVFVVSEIAPLTADEGAARVAHYGDVLTVDRVDGNKLWISARNGWINRSDVAPLAATVTRLINDNPLPIKDKLSPDFYDHPHHKGIWFSVDEINGIKFWMEESRVAVQSVEVEQGKGNPAVIKFVSHWLDKKDAPVLKEETTVSFYPNRLMTYDVKLSAAGESVKIGDTKEGMFAIRLPNSMREYAGGGPVTNADGANGTKEAWGKPSHWVNYNGPVDGHVFGVAIMDSPKNPWASRYHVRDYGLFSINPFGAGAYTAETPEPQPAHARELKAGEDLHFKYGIWIHDGALGADEINKVYEGFAK; encoded by the coding sequence ATGCGTCGATTCGCTGCTGGATGTCTGGCCTGGCTGGTGGTCTGTTCTGTCGCTTTTGCCGAAGACCAGAAGGTCACTCTCGACAAGCAGCGGGAAAGCGTGAAAGTCATGCTCGGTGACGACGTGTTCACCGTGTTTCGATTCGGTCCCGGCCGCCGCAAGCCGTTCTTCCAGCCGGTGACTGGCCCCGGCGGATTTGAACTGCTGAAAGAAGCGGTTTCGACGCAGCAGCCGGATTCGCCGGCTCGCAAGGTGTTCGTCGTTTCGGAAATCGCTCCGCTCACCGCCGATGAAGGCGCCGCCCGGGTGGCCCATTATGGGGACGTGTTGACGGTCGATCGCGTTGATGGGAACAAACTGTGGATTTCCGCGCGGAACGGTTGGATCAACCGCAGCGACGTCGCTCCTCTTGCGGCGACCGTGACGCGGCTCATCAATGACAATCCGCTGCCGATCAAAGACAAGCTCTCGCCGGACTTCTATGACCATCCGCATCACAAGGGCATCTGGTTTTCAGTCGATGAAATCAACGGCATCAAGTTCTGGATGGAAGAAAGCCGGGTCGCGGTGCAGAGCGTGGAAGTGGAGCAAGGCAAGGGAAATCCCGCGGTCATCAAATTCGTGAGCCACTGGCTCGACAAGAAAGACGCACCGGTGCTGAAGGAAGAGACTACGGTGTCGTTCTACCCCAATCGTCTTATGACCTACGATGTGAAGCTCAGCGCCGCTGGCGAGAGCGTCAAAATCGGGGACACGAAGGAAGGGATGTTTGCAATCCGTCTTCCTAACAGCATGCGAGAATACGCAGGCGGCGGGCCGGTGACGAATGCCGACGGGGCGAACGGCACCAAAGAAGCCTGGGGCAAGCCGTCACACTGGGTGAACTACAACGGCCCCGTCGACGGCCATGTCTTCGGCGTCGCGATCATGGATTCGCCGAAAAATCCCTGGGCGTCACGTTACCACGTCCGCGATTACGGTTTGTTCTCGATCAATCCCTTCGGCGCAGGCGCCTACACCGCCGAGACCCCGGAACCGCAACCGGCTCATGCCCGCGAACTGAAAGCCGGCGAAGACCTGCACTTCAAGTACGGCATCTGGATTCACGATGGAGCATTGGGTGCTGATGAGATCAACAAGGTGTATGAGGGGTTTGCGAAGTAA
- a CDS encoding aldo/keto reductase, whose translation MQKRRLGKSNLEVSALGLGCMGMSFSYGPPKDKPEMISLLRTAVERGVTFFDTAEVYGPFLNEELVGEALAPFRGQVVIATKFGFKLDPSGGGKWIGLDSRPQHIKEVAEASLKRLKVDAIDLFYQHRVDPDVPIEEVAGAVQELIHAGNVKHFGLSEAGVQTIRRAHAVQTVTALQSEYSLWWRRPEAEVIPTLEELGIGFVPYSPLGRGFLTGKIDSSATFDSTDMRRRLPRFTPEALKANQALVEQLGKIAARKQATPAQIALAWLLARKPWIVPIPGTTKLHRLDENIGAVSVELTPDDLQEIETAAAQITVQGDRYPEQLETMTGR comes from the coding sequence ATGCAAAAACGCAGACTGGGAAAGAGCAATCTCGAAGTATCGGCCCTGGGGCTCGGCTGCATGGGGATGAGCTTTAGTTATGGTCCGCCGAAGGACAAGCCGGAGATGATTTCGCTCCTGCGGACTGCCGTGGAACGGGGCGTCACGTTCTTCGATACCGCTGAGGTGTACGGCCCATTTCTCAACGAAGAACTGGTGGGCGAAGCTCTGGCGCCGTTTCGCGGACAGGTGGTCATCGCCACGAAGTTCGGTTTCAAACTCGATCCTTCCGGCGGCGGCAAATGGATTGGCCTCGATAGCCGGCCGCAGCACATCAAGGAGGTCGCGGAAGCCTCGCTGAAACGCTTGAAGGTAGACGCGATCGATTTGTTTTATCAGCACCGCGTCGACCCGGACGTACCGATTGAAGAGGTCGCCGGCGCAGTGCAAGAACTGATTCACGCTGGCAATGTCAAACACTTCGGCCTGTCCGAAGCAGGCGTGCAGACGATTCGTCGCGCACATGCCGTTCAAACAGTGACGGCTCTGCAGAGCGAGTATTCGCTGTGGTGGAGACGCCCCGAAGCCGAGGTGATCCCGACGCTCGAAGAACTCGGCATCGGCTTTGTTCCCTACAGCCCGCTGGGGAGAGGGTTCCTCACAGGCAAGATCGACAGCAGCGCGACCTTCGACAGCACCGACATGCGTAGGCGTCTGCCCCGTTTCACGCCTGAGGCGCTCAAGGCGAATCAGGCCCTGGTCGAACAGCTCGGCAAGATCGCCGCGAGAAAACAGGCAACTCCGGCCCAGATTGCGCTCGCCTGGCTGCTGGCCCGCAAGCCGTGGATTGTCCCAATCCCCGGCACGACAAAACTGCACCGGCTGGATGAGAACATCGGGGCAGTCTCCGTCGAACTGACGCCGGACGATCTCCAGGAAATCGAAACCGCTGCCGCCCAGATCACGGTACAGGGGGATCGGTACCCAGAACAGTTGGAGACGATGACGGGGCGGTGA
- a CDS encoding aminotransferase class I/II-fold pyridoxal phosphate-dependent enzyme produces MWARLRLDIGWNDLAYGLLSIFSHRDSNAAQKSLESEWSEERDDSLACLSLRSAFDLLLTALKLPRGSEVLFSAITIPDMPLIAARHGLIPVSIPVREPDFRVDIDVLKELLNERTKVIVVAQLFGNRVDLAEVQAIVGPQGVLIVEDCAQAWFCPEWRGSPEADASLFSFGMIKTATALGGGLARISDPDLSKEMRRIQATFPRQTRRAYLSKLLKASVLKLLAYRVPLSIVSQLASLLKMDFAKLLSGMTRGFRHGDILEQLRRQPSVPLLELMRRCLRTYPQSRILQRCQNAERIRMALRTCESLCLLPDCEQSHWLFPIFTDQAASLIAVLHEQGFDAAQRGSLQPVSTSFSERQPVSDDADALLKRMVFLPCYPELSSAEIDRMCSVIRDWWCSVVAVLQSHQFSD; encoded by the coding sequence ATGTGGGCCCGTTTGAGACTTGATATCGGCTGGAATGATCTGGCCTATGGTCTGCTCTCGATCTTCAGCCATCGCGATTCAAACGCTGCTCAGAAATCGCTGGAAAGCGAATGGTCGGAAGAGCGGGATGACTCACTGGCATGTCTGTCACTCCGCTCTGCCTTCGATCTCTTGTTGACCGCCTTGAAGCTGCCGCGCGGCTCGGAAGTCCTGTTTTCGGCGATCACCATTCCCGACATGCCGTTGATCGCGGCCCGGCATGGTCTGATTCCGGTTTCAATTCCAGTGCGCGAGCCAGATTTTCGCGTCGACATCGACGTATTGAAGGAGTTGTTGAATGAGCGGACCAAGGTCATCGTGGTCGCTCAACTGTTTGGAAATCGCGTCGATCTGGCGGAAGTTCAGGCAATCGTCGGGCCGCAGGGCGTGTTGATTGTGGAGGACTGCGCGCAAGCATGGTTTTGTCCGGAGTGGCGAGGATCTCCTGAGGCAGACGCCAGCCTGTTCAGTTTCGGGATGATTAAAACGGCGACGGCGTTGGGAGGCGGGCTGGCTCGCATTTCAGATCCAGACCTTTCGAAAGAAATGCGGAGAATTCAGGCCACTTTCCCTCGGCAGACTCGTCGAGCTTATCTCTCGAAACTCTTGAAGGCATCGGTCCTGAAGCTGCTGGCGTACAGAGTCCCCCTGAGCATCGTGTCTCAGCTTGCCTCGCTCCTGAAAATGGATTTCGCAAAGCTGCTGAGCGGCATGACGCGGGGATTTCGACATGGCGACATTTTGGAACAACTCCGACGCCAGCCAAGCGTCCCGCTGCTGGAATTGATGAGGCGTTGTCTTCGGACCTATCCGCAGTCACGCATCCTGCAGCGGTGCCAGAATGCGGAACGGATCAGAATGGCACTCCGCACCTGCGAGTCACTCTGCCTGTTGCCTGATTGCGAGCAATCGCATTGGCTGTTCCCCATCTTCACGGATCAGGCGGCCTCGCTGATCGCAGTCCTGCATGAACAGGGATTTGATGCCGCTCAACGCGGGAGCCTGCAGCCGGTCAGTACTTCTTTTTCCGAACGCCAACCAGTCTCCGATGACGCCGACGCATTGTTGAAGCGGATGGTGTTCCTGCCCTGTTATCCAGAGCTGAGTTCCGCAGAAATCGATCGCATGTGCAGCGTCATTCGTGACTGGTGGTGCTCCGTTGTGGCCGTCCTTCAGAGTCATCAGTTTTCAGATTGA
- the aroC gene encoding chorismate synthase, translated as MSGNSFGQAFRITTAGESHGPGNVVIIDGVPSGLPLSVEDLRIDLQRRKPGQSKIVTQRKEDDEPEILSGVFEGRTTGTSLAILIRNQDQRSKDYGNIKDLYRPGHADYSFDAKYGFRDYRGGGRSSARETTVRVAAGVVAKKLIQQAFGGQVVGYVSQVGDIRAEIADPASVTLQQVETLPDGEPNIVRCPDYAAAAKMIELIDACRMAQDSIGGAAHIVATGVPAGLGEPVFDKIKADLAKALFSLPAVLGVEYGIGFGCVTMRGSEHNDPFTSQSKADGSKQIVTRSNRHGGMLGGITTGMPIVLRTAVKPTSSLPLPQETVDRTGEPATVSTKGRHDPCLLPRFIPMAEAMVAIVIADHWLRWKGQYTSTEP; from the coding sequence ATGTCAGGCAATTCATTCGGACAGGCGTTTCGTATTACCACCGCTGGCGAGAGTCACGGGCCGGGGAATGTTGTCATTATTGACGGCGTTCCTTCCGGGCTGCCGCTCTCCGTTGAGGATCTCCGCATTGATCTCCAGCGTCGTAAGCCGGGGCAGAGCAAGATCGTCACCCAGCGGAAAGAAGATGACGAACCTGAGATCCTTTCAGGCGTTTTCGAAGGCCGCACGACTGGCACCAGCCTGGCGATTCTGATCCGCAATCAGGATCAGCGGAGCAAGGACTACGGCAACATCAAAGACCTGTACCGGCCAGGCCATGCCGACTACAGCTTCGACGCCAAATATGGCTTCCGCGACTATCGCGGGGGAGGGAGGTCGAGTGCCCGCGAAACCACTGTTCGGGTCGCCGCTGGAGTCGTTGCCAAGAAGCTGATTCAACAGGCATTTGGCGGTCAGGTGGTGGGCTATGTCTCGCAAGTGGGAGACATCCGCGCCGAAATCGCCGACCCCGCCAGCGTGACCCTGCAACAGGTCGAGACGCTGCCGGATGGCGAGCCAAATATCGTCCGCTGTCCTGATTATGCAGCTGCGGCGAAAATGATTGAGTTGATCGACGCCTGCCGGATGGCTCAGGACTCCATCGGCGGTGCGGCTCACATCGTCGCGACGGGTGTGCCCGCCGGACTCGGCGAACCTGTCTTCGACAAGATCAAAGCCGACCTCGCAAAAGCCCTCTTCAGTTTGCCGGCCGTGCTGGGCGTCGAATACGGCATTGGCTTCGGCTGCGTGACAATGCGGGGCAGCGAACATAACGATCCGTTCACGAGTCAGTCAAAAGCGGACGGTTCGAAACAGATTGTCACCCGTAGCAATCGCCACGGCGGGATGCTGGGTGGCATCACCACCGGCATGCCGATCGTGTTAAGGACAGCCGTGAAGCCAACCAGCAGTCTTCCGCTTCCTCAGGAAACCGTCGACCGCACAGGCGAGCCGGCCACGGTCAGCACCAAAGGCCGCCACGACCCCTGCCTGCTGCCGCGGTTCATTCCGATGGCAGAAGCGATGGTGGCGATCGTCATTGCGGATCACTGGCTGAGATGGAAGGGCCAATACACTTCCACGGAGCCCTGA
- a CDS encoding ArnT family glycosyltransferase, producing MQTSDVEYDSPLKRWSPLLAVLWLAVYWFVFFSSHLPNASNAERTTYRLDVISLLPEIYAGILGEGSTPSSGIRFLPQRFDLLLVAGLIVASAFAAGRLILRALRLFGELDIPTRWGLAGGLGLSAISLFTLACGVAGLLSRPLFAAAFVALLATEAWITLQRPLTPAPRPLTPSPRWLKALCLAVAIPFLWCMLLGSLLPSTDFDVKEYHLGGPKEYFLAGRVHFLPHNVYTSFPFLTEMLLLAGMVLEADWERGALAGQAVLMAFAPITALGVAGVARRIGGNNAGWLAAMVYLTIPWTYRISIIAYTEGALCCYVVLTLLAFQVWRGRSGLSPGHRVDLGPLLIGLLAGSAVATKYPGMLLVAIPFGVAVLVTTLRSPVRNLRTILLPCLLFTVGVVITFGPWMLKNLVETGNPVYPLLYSVFGGADWNDELQAKWKNAHPSLLLKPGWGDVKGVLFENDWQSPLLFGLAPLAFFGRNKKAVLGVTLFAAYLLAAWYLFTHRIDRFWVPMNSIMAVLAGCGLASVLGLDVPFSKPVTSSKKKIVKPAVVAIHPGALLRKGTITALVAFAVIYNLGFITTSLCGFNAYLMDLTVAREQTLTRSVAILEWMKLPPGSKVLFVGEAELFNARFPYAYCTVFDQNLLEQWTAEKTAPGEWNMRSPAEIRRKLHDEGITHVFVNWNEILRYRTTYRFTDFVTPARLQQLVELSILRPLPLPESISTRPWDGVDASWQNEIERWSPDLKVTASGAPAMLQFQAFQVTDEPASQVQ from the coding sequence ATGCAGACGAGTGACGTGGAATACGATTCTCCGCTGAAGAGGTGGTCGCCGTTACTGGCGGTGCTTTGGCTGGCGGTCTACTGGTTCGTTTTCTTTTCGTCGCATCTGCCGAATGCCTCGAATGCCGAGCGGACAACGTACCGGCTCGATGTCATTTCACTGCTGCCAGAGATCTATGCCGGCATCCTGGGAGAAGGGTCGACGCCGTCGTCGGGAATTCGGTTTCTCCCTCAGCGATTCGATCTGTTGCTGGTCGCCGGCCTGATTGTCGCGTCTGCATTTGCTGCTGGCCGCCTCATCTTGCGGGCACTTCGACTTTTCGGCGAACTGGACATCCCCACCCGTTGGGGACTCGCCGGCGGACTTGGCCTGTCGGCGATCTCACTGTTCACACTGGCCTGCGGCGTCGCCGGGCTGCTCTCGCGTCCCCTGTTCGCAGCAGCATTCGTTGCTCTCCTCGCGACCGAAGCCTGGATCACCCTGCAACGCCCCCTGACCCCTGCCCCCCGGCCCCTGACCCCTTCCCCCCGGTGGCTCAAGGCTCTCTGCCTCGCGGTCGCAATCCCGTTCCTCTGGTGCATGCTCCTCGGGTCGCTGCTTCCCTCCACTGACTTCGACGTGAAGGAATATCACCTCGGCGGGCCGAAGGAATACTTCCTCGCTGGCCGCGTGCACTTCCTGCCGCACAACGTCTACACCAGCTTCCCCTTCCTCACCGAAATGCTGCTGCTGGCAGGCATGGTGCTGGAGGCCGATTGGGAACGAGGGGCTCTTGCCGGTCAGGCGGTGCTGATGGCGTTCGCACCGATCACCGCGCTCGGCGTAGCTGGCGTGGCCCGACGGATCGGCGGCAACAATGCCGGCTGGCTGGCGGCCATGGTCTACCTCACGATTCCGTGGACGTATCGAATTTCGATCATCGCCTACACTGAAGGGGCGCTCTGCTGCTACGTCGTGTTGACGCTGCTGGCGTTTCAAGTCTGGCGAGGGCGAAGCGGACTATCGCCCGGCCATCGCGTGGATCTCGGGCCGCTGCTGATCGGCCTGCTGGCCGGCAGCGCCGTCGCGACGAAATATCCCGGCATGCTTCTGGTCGCCATCCCCTTTGGCGTCGCGGTCCTCGTAACGACGCTACGCTCGCCAGTCAGAAACCTTCGCACGATTCTTCTCCCCTGTCTGCTGTTCACTGTCGGCGTCGTGATCACGTTCGGCCCGTGGATGCTCAAAAATCTGGTCGAGACCGGCAACCCGGTGTACCCGTTGCTGTACTCCGTCTTTGGTGGGGCCGACTGGAATGACGAGCTGCAGGCGAAGTGGAAGAACGCCCATCCCTCGTTGCTGCTGAAACCTGGCTGGGGGGATGTGAAGGGAGTGCTTTTCGAGAACGACTGGCAGTCACCCCTGCTGTTCGGCCTCGCTCCGCTGGCCTTCTTCGGCAGAAACAAAAAAGCGGTTCTTGGTGTCACGCTCTTCGCGGCCTATCTGCTGGCGGCGTGGTATCTCTTCACCCATCGCATCGACCGGTTCTGGGTGCCGATGAACTCGATCATGGCAGTCCTCGCCGGCTGCGGCCTGGCGTCAGTGCTGGGACTCGATGTTCCATTCTCAAAACCTGTCACGTCGTCAAAAAAGAAGATCGTCAAGCCGGCCGTCGTGGCGATTCACCCCGGTGCGTTACTACGAAAGGGAACGATCACAGCTCTCGTGGCGTTTGCCGTCATCTACAACCTCGGCTTCATCACAACGTCCCTGTGCGGCTTCAACGCTTACCTGATGGATCTGACAGTAGCTCGCGAGCAAACCTTGACGCGTTCCGTCGCGATTCTGGAATGGATGAAGCTGCCGCCGGGCTCCAAGGTGCTGTTCGTCGGCGAGGCAGAACTGTTCAATGCCCGCTTCCCTTATGCCTACTGCACCGTCTTCGACCAGAACCTACTCGAGCAATGGACCGCCGAGAAAACCGCGCCCGGCGAATGGAACATGCGTTCGCCTGCAGAGATTCGCCGGAAGCTGCACGACGAGGGAATCACGCATGTCTTTGTGAACTGGAACGAAATCCTGCGCTACCGCACCACCTACCGCTTCACCGATTTCGTCACCCCCGCCCGACTACAGCAACTCGTCGAACTTAGCATCCTCCGCCCGCTCCCGTTGCCAGAGTCCATCTCGACCAGACCGTGGGACGGCGTCGACGCGAGTTGGCAAAACGAAATTGAGCGCTGGAGCCCAGACCTGAAAGTGACTGCAAGCGGCGCCCCCGCCATGTTGCAGTTTCAGGCGTTTCAGGTGACGGACGAACCGGCGTCGCAAGTACAATGA
- a CDS encoding cold-shock protein yields the protein MPEGTIKKKTDKGFGFIETRSGTDLFFHSSNCDGVSFDQLYEGQKVSFTEGRGPKGPRAENVKPM from the coding sequence ATGCCAGAAGGTACGATTAAGAAGAAGACCGACAAGGGTTTTGGTTTTATCGAAACCCGCAGCGGTACGGACCTGTTTTTCCACTCGTCGAACTGCGACGGGGTGAGTTTCGATCAGCTGTACGAAGGGCAGAAAGTGTCCTTCACCGAAGGTCGCGGCCCCAAGGGCCCGCGTGCGGAAAACGTCAAGCCGATGTAA
- a CDS encoding riboflavin synthase, translated as MFTGLVEGLGTVVAIVPNGPGVDLTLEPAASLPEASLARLGDSVAINGCCLTVIEIRDHRWVFQAGSETLSRTNLGKLVPGDSVNLERSVRPTDRLGGHFVQGHVDDLGHVDQILNDGDWTTMWFHVPPRLTRQMVSKGSITVDGVSLTLVDVTDDRFSIALIPHTLQVTTLGQRRVGDFVNIETDIIGKYVEKLTLSREKGRGDRE; from the coding sequence ATGTTTACAGGACTTGTGGAAGGTCTCGGTACTGTCGTCGCCATCGTGCCCAATGGGCCGGGGGTCGATTTGACGCTGGAACCTGCCGCGTCATTGCCGGAAGCCAGCCTTGCCCGTCTGGGTGACAGCGTGGCCATCAATGGCTGCTGCTTGACGGTCATCGAAATCCGAGATCACCGCTGGGTCTTTCAAGCCGGCAGTGAAACCCTGTCGAGGACAAACCTTGGCAAACTTGTTCCCGGCGACAGCGTCAATCTCGAACGGTCCGTCCGTCCCACCGATCGCCTCGGAGGACACTTCGTACAAGGGCATGTCGACGACCTGGGGCATGTCGATCAGATTCTCAATGACGGCGACTGGACGACGATGTGGTTCCACGTCCCGCCGCGGCTCACGCGGCAAATGGTTTCGAAGGGCTCCATCACAGTGGACGGCGTGTCACTCACACTGGTGGACGTGACCGACGACCGTTTCAGCATCGCCCTGATTCCACACACATTACAAGTCACCACGCTCGGGCAGCGCCGCGTCGGCGATTTCGTGAACATCGAAACAGACATCATCGGCAAGTATGTGGAGAAGTTGACCTTGTCCAGGGAAAAGGGGAGAGGGGACAGGGAATAG
- the rsmA gene encoding 16S rRNA (adenine(1518)-N(6)/adenine(1519)-N(6))-dimethyltransferase RsmA, whose amino-acid sequence MEPAVRQTRSHLMQLFERHGYHPRFKLGQNFLIDINIIEFVVRSGELTSNDVVLEVGAGTAGMTTFLAEQAGHVVSVEIDRNMFQLASEAIAPYSNVTLLNVDALKGKNHLNPAVLEEVERQLAVSPERRLKLVANLPYSVATPVIANLIATELPWTRMVVTIQYELGLRMQALPASEDYGALSVWLQSQCQVEILKKVGPTVFWPRPKVDSAIVQLLPDETASAHILNRPFFHDYIRRVFNYRRKLLRGVICGMYRDQLEKSQIDSLLAELGLLETVRAEELDVAQHIQLGNRLFQMLQHVSLDDAAADELTLE is encoded by the coding sequence ATGGAACCGGCCGTCCGCCAGACTCGTTCGCATCTGATGCAGCTCTTCGAGCGGCACGGTTATCATCCGCGCTTCAAGCTTGGTCAGAATTTTCTGATTGACATCAACATCATCGAGTTCGTGGTTCGTTCAGGGGAACTGACCAGTAACGACGTCGTGCTGGAAGTCGGGGCCGGCACCGCCGGAATGACGACATTCCTGGCCGAACAGGCGGGCCATGTGGTGTCCGTCGAAATCGACCGCAACATGTTTCAACTGGCGAGCGAAGCCATCGCTCCTTACAGCAATGTCACGTTGCTGAACGTCGACGCGTTGAAGGGGAAGAATCATCTGAATCCGGCGGTGTTGGAAGAAGTGGAGCGGCAACTTGCCGTATCCCCCGAGCGTCGACTCAAGCTGGTGGCGAACCTGCCCTACAGCGTTGCCACGCCAGTGATTGCCAATCTCATCGCGACCGAACTGCCCTGGACGCGGATGGTGGTGACGATTCAATACGAACTCGGCCTGCGAATGCAGGCGCTGCCCGCCAGCGAAGACTACGGGGCGTTGTCGGTCTGGCTGCAGTCGCAATGTCAGGTCGAGATCTTGAAGAAGGTGGGACCGACGGTCTTCTGGCCGCGCCCCAAAGTCGATTCGGCGATCGTGCAACTGCTGCCTGACGAAACGGCCAGTGCCCACATTTTGAACCGGCCTTTTTTTCACGACTACATCCGACGCGTCTTCAACTACCGTCGCAAACTGCTCCGCGGCGTGATCTGCGGCATGTATCGCGATCAACTTGAAAAGTCACAAATTGACAGCCTGCTGGCCGAACTCGGATTGCTGGAAACGGTCCGGGCGGAAGAGCTGGACGTGGCTCAGCATATTCAGTTGGGTAACCGGCTGTTTCAAATGCTGCAGCACGTTTCGCTAGACGATGCCGCGGCTGATGAACTGACATTGGAATAG